The window ATAAAAGATATATTCAGTGCCAGCTATAAATGCTAAACAATACAATCGTCTTACCTGCCATGGGCCGGTCCATTTTTCGCCAGTAATGAACGGATGCTTCAATGCTTGTTGAGGAGACCATCTCTTGATCGGATCCATATTCAACAGACCCTCGGCAAAGTCCACAAAACTTCTTCTCGTTGCCATTTCTATGTTGTTCCTACCGTCAGCCATGATTCGCCCCACCAAAGCCAAGAAATTCACCTTTATCGATATCATTCTGCTTGACATTCCTTTTCGCATAAGGATATTCCATAATCACATCCTTCAACTTGGTCTGCTTGAAATATTGTTTGGACGGCTGCTCATCTGTCCTATGCTCCATAGAGTATTGTTGCATGGGTTTGAGTTTGTAGGTGTTTCGACCATAGGCGTCGGGGGCGATATTGAAGAATTCGTGTGTTTGTTTACCGACTTCGAGAAGGTGGCTTGGTGGATTTCTACAATTTCCCTCATTATCAGcgcttcttcttctcaacTGAACTGAAGACATACCCAAGCATATCCACAATCCTACTGATTTGATTATACTCGCTCGTTCCAGGGAACAGCGGCAACCCTAAAAACAATTCTACCACGATACATCCCAGAGACCACATATCGATGCTGGTTGAGTACGGAAGACCCAGCAGGACTTCAGGCGAACGATAAAATCGGGATTGGATATACGTGTAAACAGTTTGCATTTCATGGCATGCTGATCCAAAGTCAATTACTTTGATTTGTGGAGATTGTAGCCTAGTTTTATTAGCTTTACGACCACTTCAGAGAAGAAAACGCGCACGATTTGAGCAGAATGTTTTCCGGTTTCAAATCACAGTGGATCAATCTCGCATCCTTTAACACCGACAGACAATCCAACAATTGCTGAGTAAACACCTTGACCAATTGGGTACTTAATCCCTTGAATTGATTTTGTTTGATAAGTTCGTACAGGTTCGACGAAAGACATTCAAACACCAGGCAGAGGTGGTGCTTGTGGGTAAATGAATCAAGCATACGGAGAATGTGATGTCGGTCATGTGGATCGTGTTGGGTATTCAGCTGTCGAACAGTTAGCCTAATACTCTACAAGCAACAAAGAACACCTACTAGCTCAAGTATAGCCACTTCCATCTTACTCTGTTGCAGATATGCAGGTTTATTTTTGACTACCTTAACCGCTACCAAATCGTGCGTCCTCATATTCTGACACTTAACAACCTGCCCAAACGTACCCTGTCCCAACACATCAAGGATCAAGTACCGATCTCTCCCATCTTCCCCACCGAGCACATCGTTCACATACAGGATGTAATCCCAATCCTCATTATCTGCGCCGTCGTTATGCACCGGTTTACTTGGTTTAGTAAGAACACGACGGGGGTTGTCAGACGTGACATAACGGAAGGAAGGGTTGCAGAGGGTGTACGTTTCGGAGAGAGATGATGTGAGGCATTTGAGAGGCTAGCTCGAGTCAGCATGTCAAGAGCAAATTATGACTCACGCTCAAATATTTCCCTGCCGCATCAGGATCCGCTCGACGTCCATTAGGAAGCGCATTGACAACGGCGCGCAAGTCAGCCAGTCCTCTGATATCTCTaaattcttcttccctATTGCTAACCGCACTCGAACTTCTCCTGTCGTTGGCAGACCCAGTATCGGAACGCGAAGGTGCAGTCCGGGGAGGTGGCATGTTCGGATCGTACCTAGACTGAGGCGTTGTTGGCTGGCTAGCAGGGTAGAGAGTTTGGCCCTGGGTTTGAGAAGCAGCAATACTCAACGGCCTTGACGAGGCTGGAGGAGGGCGGCCGCCTACGGGCGACGCCTGAGGTCTGGTTGCAGTGGACTGGGGCGCGTAGTTTCTAGGAGAAGGTGGTTGGATGTGAGGTATACTGGGGCTGGACCACCCAGCATGCGGTATGTCGTTCGGGTTGAGCAACGGCGAGTGACCGGGACTGCCCATTCCTACATTCGTGTCAAGCGTACCAGAAGATATGAACGGGCTCAAGCCGTCACTTCCCTTGGAAGCGTATGAGCTTGATGATGGCATCCGGCTTTTTATCGATGGTCGGCGATATTCTGTCCATTGCGATGCACCGGCAGCGCCTGGGTGATACGGATCAGCGGCAGAATTTCGCGTAGAATTGGAGTACGAGTTGGATCTGTCTGTGACAGAAGGACCGGGATCGGAAGAACGTGCCGGGATGTATGGGTTGTTCGCGGCTATGGTGGTAGGCGAGGGGTGCTCTGGCACTCTCGGAGGTGGGCGCGAGAGGTTGTGGGATGGAACAGGGGGTGGATTCATAGCGGGATGATTTGTCATAGTTTGATATCCACTGCTTCTTGGTGAGACGATTGGATCTCTATACCCAGCCTGCGCATAACCGTAACCTCCCCAGCCTGGTTGCTGCggttgttgctgttgctgtcCAGGATCGATGATGTCCATGTTCCCGAATCCACTCTCAACATCGTCGCTTCTGTACGCGAAGGgatccttcttcctcccgAGGGATGCACTGCGCCCTAGATAACTGTTTGCGGAAGGCATCTGGAGCTGGGAATGGGGCTGGTGGTGGGCGTACGGAGAGTTGGAGTTGAAGAGAGGAAGCTGAAGGGGATCGTCGGGGAATGAATCAGCGGGGGTCATCCCTGTTCCCTCTTCGGCGGCCGAAATGAAACGGTCGAAGGTCGGGGAATGAAATGTATAAAAGGGAGTAACGGTAATGATTAGTGAGACTTGGCGGTTGGCAGATAGTCACGCACGATGCTCATTGCTCACTCTTATGCCTCCACTGCAGTGACGGATACGGAGCTCGGTTGCTCACTCGCGTCGCACACACGTGGATACCACATGGCAAAAACTATTGACAAGGAGCTATATGCCATCATTTGATCATAAGAAGCCACGTGGATCTGCGGCGATGAAAGTGACGCCTCCTGAACAAGAAGCGGCGCCCCTTGGAGTTGTTCGTTCATACTGCGTGCCCGCCATAATTTTAGAGCCGTCTTGCGGCACGAAGCACAACGAAGCCGACAAGCACACATGGGAAGAATAATACCATAGCGTAGTAGTATTACTCGTAATCGCACATGATGACAGTGCGTGTCTAGAACTTGACTTTTCTGAGTTAGAGATTAGTTTTTAATAATGAGGGTTGAAAGGATATCATCGAAAATTCATTATTACAGCCTGTTAAGAAATAGGACCTTAACTGAatagaagaagagcgaaCAAGCAGACGATATTTGGTATGCAAGATGCCCGAGGCTGACTTATCTGACCCGTGAGTCTTACGCCTTACTATGGCTTATAGATCATGTCTTTGGCTATCCGCTCCTGCTTGTCGTTAAATAATATATGATGCGTCCTTCATAGTCATTGACCCTATGATCGCTCTCCGCACTTTTTTAGCCTACAATCATATTCACTCAGCTCCTCATTCATCCATTTAAATTCATTCTGTAGTACAACCCATATAGAATGTCTCTCTCTCATCAATCTCCACGGCCGAGCTTGTCCAGTGCCCGGATTCCTTGCTCCTCCCACTCCTCTTTGGTTACCCAGAACGCGTCTTTGTCCTTCATGATATCCGCGAGCACTGCACCACCCAGGAAGACCATGTGTTTTCGTCGAGGAGGGTCTTCGATTCGGATCTTAAAATGCTACGTGCACCGTTAGACAATACTCTACAAGCAAGTCCATGGACACACCTTTAGAC of the Cryptococcus gattii WM276 chromosome H, complete sequence genome contains:
- a CDS encoding uncharacterized protein (Similar to TIGR gene model, INSD accession AAW45566.1; yeast yak1, putative); protein product: MPPPRTAPSRSDTGSANDRRSSSAVSNREEEFRDIRGLADLRAVVNALPNGRRADPDAAGKYLSPLKCLTSSLSETYTLCNPSFRYVTSDNPRRVLTKPSKPVHNDGADNEDWDYILYVNDVLGGEDGRDRYLILDVLGQGTFGQVVKCQNMRTHDLVAVKVVKNKPAYLQQSKMEVAILELLNTQHDPHDRHHILRMLDSFTHKHHLCLVFECLSSNLYELIKQNQFKGLSTQLVKVFTQQLLDCLSVLKDARLIHCDLKPENILLKSLQSPQIKVIDFGSACHEMQTVYTYIQSRFYRSPEVLLGLPYSTSIDMWSLGCIVVELFLGLPLFPGTSEYNQISRIVDMLGNPPSHLLEVGKQTHEFFNIAPDAYGRNTYKLKPMQQYSMEHRTDEQPSKQYFKQTKLKDVIMEYPYAKRNVKQNDIDKEMATRRSFVDFAEGLLNMDPIKRWSPQQALKHPFITGEKWTGPWQPDTTTTPKKPVVPSSEPSASNSNAPANSISTPSKKYGGLVQSPPSSRSQRIYSDAAAYNQQLAQHQSYTAQVQAQQNAQRVGPFSPGYNMAQAQAGGHAQAAGGSGGGSGYGHHRVVSQQIPSAASRHHHAQQRQPSGQWNQQIAPPSSAGFQQRGPSLNNSASHASLRQPPSNVPIISNPPPNSYYPASRHRANTINQMDAIPPALARLVHFGAQDPNGSRNSLTPVLNRDDAIREWERRQQGGHSKQSSLHNASYPQLEYLQEQAELAAMQGQNWMVPGPYPPHPGHGHSHRSSFGEQSQSHGHRTNPSGQYQMQPHIGISPPSGNDYRPRPTSEYDPPSSTASARGYGLPTYPPLAATTSHPPGGSASGAVGVGQGVFDAFDGRDGGMGMLYTPLQPNQAYGYQGHAGQHGQGHGSRASYSGPYSSSNPFANQPNSPRY